In Geobacter anodireducens, a genomic segment contains:
- a CDS encoding metal-dependent hydrolase produces MVFRKILAIALILFGSLTVCAGDSPSAPPAGGEAIGRLMERAMHDGLVAGGIVLVGNRHGAVYEHVFGKQSSLPDAPPVTSSTIFDMASLTKVIATTPAVMRLAEEGRLSLVDPLVRWFPEFAGHGKDDVLVVHLLTHTSGLDDFSLSSADPLQSAINGVAAQKLKGEPGTRFRYADINFILLGELVRRVTGSTLDRYAADAFLRPLGMKDTAFLPGPAIAERCAATLDGSGGAHFGTVQDPLARLMGGVAGHAGLFGTASDLALFCRMLLGEGELNGRRVLEQRTVRQMTAPYFSRGGKVARGLGWDMASPFSSPRGEGFSEESFGHTGYSGGSIWIDPRTDTYVIFLSVRLDHRHTKAFSQLRSDLSTLAFRMLFPDLRELVETASYGPVTTR; encoded by the coding sequence ATGGTGTTCCGAAAGATACTCGCCATAGCCCTGATCCTTTTCGGCTCGCTGACGGTTTGTGCCGGCGATTCGCCGTCCGCGCCGCCAGCGGGTGGGGAAGCCATCGGGCGGTTGATGGAAAGGGCCATGCACGACGGGCTGGTGGCGGGCGGGATCGTGCTGGTGGGGAACCGCCACGGTGCGGTCTACGAGCACGTCTTCGGCAAGCAGTCGTCCCTGCCCGATGCCCCGCCGGTAACGTCTTCGACCATCTTCGACATGGCCTCCCTCACCAAGGTCATCGCAACGACCCCGGCAGTCATGAGACTGGCGGAAGAGGGCCGGCTCTCCCTGGTCGATCCCCTGGTCCGCTGGTTCCCCGAATTTGCGGGACACGGCAAGGACGACGTCCTTGTGGTGCATCTGCTGACCCATACCTCCGGCCTCGACGACTTCTCCCTGTCCTCGGCAGACCCCCTGCAAAGCGCCATCAACGGTGTTGCCGCCCAGAAATTGAAAGGTGAGCCGGGCACCCGGTTCAGGTATGCCGATATCAACTTCATCCTGCTGGGCGAGCTGGTCCGGCGCGTTACCGGCAGTACTCTTGACCGCTATGCGGCGGATGCTTTTCTCCGCCCCCTGGGCATGAAGGACACCGCTTTCCTGCCCGGCCCCGCAATTGCGGAGCGGTGCGCCGCCACCCTGGACGGCTCGGGGGGGGCACACTTCGGCACGGTGCAGGATCCCCTGGCACGCCTCATGGGAGGCGTTGCCGGACATGCGGGCCTCTTCGGCACCGCGAGCGACCTGGCGCTCTTCTGCCGGATGCTCCTCGGCGAAGGCGAGCTCAACGGTCGGCGCGTCCTGGAACAGCGGACGGTGCGCCAGATGACGGCCCCCTACTTTTCCCGCGGGGGCAAGGTGGCGCGGGGGCTCGGATGGGACATGGCATCCCCGTTTTCGTCGCCCCGGGGAGAAGGGTTTTCCGAGGAGTCGTTCGGCCACACCGGCTACTCGGGGGGATCGATCTGGATCGACCCGCGCACGGACACTTACGTGATCTTTCTTTCGGTCCGCCTCGACCATCGGCATACCAAGGCCTTTAGTCAACTGCGGAGCGATCTGTCGACGCTGGCCTTTCGGATGCTCTTCCCGGACCTCCGGGAACTGGTGGAAACGGCATCCTACGGCCCTGTTACGACCCGGTAA
- a CDS encoding valine--tRNA ligase codes for MAEKELAKVYEPTAVERKWYETWEQEGYFRADPDSGKPPYSIVIPPPNVTGALHMGHALNNTLQDILCRWKRMSGYEVLWMPGTDHAGIATQNVVERQLAGEGTSRHELGREAFIERVWKWKAESGGQIIGQLKRLGASCDWGRERFTMDEGLSRAVREVFVRLYEEGLIYRDNRLINWCPRCHTALSDIEVEHEDKAGNLWHIRYPVVGEPGRFVVVATTRPETMLGDTAVAVHPEDERYADLVGKKVLLPLVNREIPVVADEYVDREFGTGVVKITPAHDFNDFEVGRRHNLDLLNVFDESAVVNAAGHQYEGMERFAARKRVVEDLEALGLLEKIDDHAHAVGGCYRCKTVVEPYLSLQWYVKVGPLAERALAAVKDGRTRIVPQQWENTYYDWMENIKDWCISRQIWWGHRIPAWYCDHCGETTVAKIDPTVCAACGSDEIRQETDVLDTWFSSALWPFSTMGWPDRTPELAAFYPTSCLVTGFDILFFWVARMMMMGLHFMDEVPFSDVYIHALVRDAQGQKMSKSKGNVIDPLVVIDQYGTDAFRFTLAAFAAQGRDIKLAEERIAGYRNFVNKIWNASRFALMNLEGFEPDTVDPATLDLSNADRWILHRLNAAAAETAEALEAYRFNDAAGTLYRFTWSEFCDWYIELAKDDLYRGDDARKETARYILWLVLENLLRLLHPFMPFITEEIWQTLPGARPAPSIMVAGYPRPAPERDFPEGAAEMELVMEVIRGIRNIRGEMDVAPSREIAAILSCGSVESLHLLKRNEVYVMSLARLSDLAMGQGLERPADAAVQVAGDVEIAVPLKGLVDVEEEEKRLLKEIGKLDKEIEMFGRKLENPSFVERAPADVVAKEREKLAEVTQKKDVLLASLEKIRKLA; via the coding sequence ATGGCAGAAAAAGAACTGGCAAAGGTGTACGAGCCCACGGCCGTTGAACGGAAATGGTATGAAACCTGGGAGCAGGAAGGCTATTTCCGGGCAGACCCGGATAGCGGCAAGCCCCCCTACAGCATCGTCATCCCGCCGCCCAACGTCACCGGCGCCCTTCATATGGGGCACGCCCTGAACAATACGCTCCAGGACATCCTCTGTCGCTGGAAGCGGATGAGCGGCTACGAGGTCCTCTGGATGCCCGGCACCGACCATGCGGGCATTGCGACCCAGAACGTGGTGGAACGCCAACTGGCGGGCGAGGGGACGAGCCGCCACGAGTTGGGGCGCGAGGCATTCATCGAGCGGGTCTGGAAATGGAAGGCCGAGTCCGGCGGCCAGATCATCGGCCAGTTGAAGCGGCTCGGCGCATCCTGCGACTGGGGGCGCGAGCGCTTCACCATGGACGAAGGGCTTTCCCGCGCTGTGCGCGAGGTCTTTGTCCGTCTTTACGAGGAAGGGTTGATCTACCGGGACAACCGTCTCATCAACTGGTGTCCCCGCTGTCACACGGCCCTGTCAGACATCGAGGTGGAGCACGAGGACAAGGCGGGAAATCTCTGGCACATCCGCTATCCCGTGGTTGGCGAGCCCGGCCGCTTCGTGGTGGTGGCCACGACCCGTCCCGAAACCATGCTCGGCGATACCGCCGTGGCGGTTCACCCCGAGGATGAGCGCTATGCCGACCTCGTCGGCAAAAAGGTGCTGCTCCCCCTCGTGAACCGGGAAATACCGGTGGTGGCCGACGAGTACGTGGATCGGGAGTTTGGTACCGGCGTGGTAAAGATCACCCCGGCCCACGATTTCAACGATTTCGAGGTGGGGCGCCGTCACAATCTGGACCTGCTCAACGTCTTCGACGAATCGGCCGTGGTTAATGCCGCCGGGCACCAGTACGAGGGGATGGAGCGTTTCGCCGCCAGAAAGCGGGTGGTGGAAGACCTGGAAGCGCTGGGGCTTCTGGAGAAGATCGACGATCATGCCCACGCGGTGGGGGGCTGCTATCGCTGTAAGACGGTGGTGGAGCCGTACCTGTCCCTCCAGTGGTACGTGAAGGTCGGTCCCCTGGCCGAACGGGCCCTGGCCGCGGTGAAGGACGGGCGGACCCGGATCGTTCCCCAGCAGTGGGAGAACACCTATTACGACTGGATGGAGAATATCAAGGACTGGTGCATCTCGCGCCAGATCTGGTGGGGGCACCGGATTCCGGCCTGGTATTGCGACCACTGCGGCGAAACCACGGTGGCCAAAATCGATCCGACAGTCTGCGCCGCGTGCGGCAGCGACGAGATCCGTCAGGAAACCGACGTGCTCGACACCTGGTTCTCCTCTGCCCTGTGGCCCTTTTCGACCATGGGCTGGCCGGACCGGACGCCGGAGCTTGCGGCGTTCTATCCCACCTCGTGCCTGGTGACCGGTTTCGACATCCTCTTCTTCTGGGTGGCGCGGATGATGATGATGGGGCTTCACTTCATGGACGAGGTGCCCTTCAGCGACGTATACATCCATGCCCTGGTGCGCGATGCCCAGGGCCAGAAGATGAGCAAGTCCAAGGGAAATGTCATCGACCCCCTGGTGGTCATCGACCAGTACGGCACCGACGCCTTCCGGTTCACCCTGGCGGCCTTTGCCGCCCAAGGGCGCGACATCAAGCTGGCCGAGGAGCGGATTGCCGGCTACCGGAATTTCGTGAACAAGATCTGGAACGCCTCCCGGTTCGCCCTCATGAACCTGGAGGGGTTCGAGCCCGATACGGTGGACCCGGCGACACTCGACCTGTCCAATGCGGATCGCTGGATTCTGCATCGGCTCAACGCTGCCGCCGCCGAAACCGCCGAGGCGCTGGAGGCATACCGCTTCAACGATGCGGCCGGAACCCTCTACCGGTTCACCTGGAGCGAATTCTGCGACTGGTACATTGAGCTGGCAAAGGACGATCTCTACCGGGGCGACGACGCACGCAAGGAAACGGCGCGGTATATCCTCTGGCTCGTGCTGGAAAATCTCCTGCGGCTGCTGCATCCCTTCATGCCCTTCATTACCGAAGAGATCTGGCAAACACTGCCGGGCGCACGTCCCGCACCGAGCATCATGGTGGCCGGCTATCCGCGTCCCGCGCCCGAGCGCGACTTCCCCGAAGGCGCCGCAGAGATGGAGCTGGTCATGGAGGTGATCCGCGGCATCCGGAACATCCGGGGCGAGATGGATGTGGCTCCGTCGCGGGAGATAGCCGCCATCCTCTCCTGCGGTTCCGTTGAGAGCCTGCATCTGCTCAAACGCAACGAGGTCTACGTCATGAGTCTCGCGCGCCTCTCCGACCTGGCCATGGGGCAGGGGCTCGAACGGCCCGCCGACGCAGCGGTTCAGGTGGCCGGAGACGTGGAGATCGCGGTTCCCCTCAAAGGGCTCGTTGACGTTGAGGAAGAGGAAAAGCGTCTCCTCAAGGAGATCGGCAAGCTCGACAAGGAAATCGAGATGTTCGGCCGGAAGCTTGAGAACCCCTCCTTTGTGGAGCGGGCGCCGGCGGACGTGGTGGCCAAGGAGCGGGAAAAGCTGGCCGAGGTGACCCAGAAGAAGGATGTGCTCCTGGCCAGTCTCGAAAAAATACGAAAACTGGCCTGA
- a CDS encoding histidine kinase: protein MKKRILVVDDEENMRHMLCAMLRKQGYEAVEATDGEAALAQASAAAYDFILCDIRMPVMDGVGFLRAFQQAGLPGTVIMMSAYGTVDAAIACMKEGAYDYVSKPFKNDEILLVLRKAEERERLKSENRRLREVVGREYSFGSIVSRNPRMREIFNLIRKVCDVRTTVLILGESGTGKELVARAIHHNGSRSDRPFVAVNCGAIPESLLESELFGHVRGAFTDASSDRAGLFEEANGGTLFLDEIGEMPLALQVKLLRVLQEGEVRRVGGAKALRVDVRILSATSRDLARDAAEGRFREDLFFRLNVFSITLPPLRERLEDIPLLVNHFLHKYGESFGRSGMVVSPDAMKLLAAYGWPGNVRELENCIERAFILSEGEILDSGSLPDVVRGDSAGTPSGFRLPEDTLSIKQAEEYLEREFIRRALAKTGGNRTQAARLLEISHRALLYKLKEFGIE, encoded by the coding sequence ATGAAAAAGCGGATACTGGTCGTCGATGACGAAGAAAACATGCGGCACATGCTGTGCGCCATGCTCCGCAAACAGGGCTACGAGGCCGTGGAGGCCACCGATGGCGAAGCGGCCCTGGCCCAGGCATCTGCTGCTGCCTACGACTTCATCCTCTGCGACATCCGGATGCCGGTCATGGACGGCGTTGGGTTCCTGCGGGCCTTTCAGCAGGCCGGACTCCCCGGCACCGTTATCATGATGTCCGCCTACGGTACCGTGGATGCGGCCATTGCCTGCATGAAGGAGGGGGCCTACGATTACGTTTCGAAACCCTTTAAAAATGATGAGATCCTCCTGGTCCTCAGGAAGGCGGAGGAGCGCGAGCGCCTCAAGAGTGAAAACCGGCGGCTGCGGGAAGTGGTCGGGCGGGAGTATTCGTTCGGCAGCATTGTGAGTCGCAACCCGCGCATGCGCGAGATCTTCAACCTTATCCGCAAGGTGTGCGACGTGCGGACCACCGTCCTCATCCTCGGCGAGTCGGGAACGGGCAAGGAACTGGTGGCCCGGGCCATCCACCACAACGGCAGCCGCAGCGACAGACCCTTTGTGGCGGTCAACTGCGGGGCCATCCCCGAAAGCCTTCTGGAGTCGGAACTGTTCGGTCACGTGCGCGGTGCCTTTACCGACGCATCGTCGGACCGGGCCGGACTTTTCGAGGAGGCCAACGGCGGGACGCTCTTTCTCGACGAGATCGGTGAAATGCCCCTGGCGCTCCAGGTGAAGCTTCTGCGCGTGCTGCAGGAGGGTGAGGTTCGACGGGTGGGCGGGGCCAAGGCCCTGCGCGTCGATGTCCGGATCCTTTCCGCCACTTCCCGGGATCTGGCCCGGGATGCCGCGGAGGGACGCTTTCGCGAGGATCTCTTTTTTCGCCTCAACGTGTTCAGCATTACCCTGCCTCCCCTGAGGGAGCGGTTGGAAGACATTCCGCTGCTCGTGAACCACTTCCTGCACAAGTATGGCGAGTCTTTCGGCAGGTCCGGAATGGTCGTGTCGCCGGACGCCATGAAGCTGCTTGCCGCCTATGGCTGGCCCGGCAATGTGCGTGAACTGGAAAACTGCATCGAGCGCGCATTCATTCTCAGCGAAGGAGAAATCCTCGATAGTGGAAGCCTGCCCGATGTCGTGCGGGGGGACTCGGCTGGAACTCCTTCGGGGTTCCGTCTCCCCGAGGACACCCTTTCCATCAAACAGGCCGAAGAGTATCTAGAGCGGGAATTCATCCGCAGGGCCCTGGCCAAGACCGGCGGGAACCGGACCCAAGCCGCGCGCTTGCTGGAAATCAGCCATCGGGCGTTGCTCTATAAGCTTAAGGAGTTTGGTATCGAGTAA
- a CDS encoding pilus assembly protein PilE, with the protein MVNRTILPPGKGDRGAGGFTLLELLAVVAIICVLSVIAVPAFSSLYADCCLKAAVWEIKDLFKDAKLLSIQGKSCCIEFDPPRGRAMLYSGRGEDGQWGTGDEQFVREVRLSDKGGGLSFGYGERGPVLKPNKLTATDDGVAFTGNRFYSAEGVVGTGGGIYIQSATSGSAVAMIFNTSDFSCKLYHWDGSEWIRK; encoded by the coding sequence ATGGTTAACCGCACCATTCTGCCCCCAGGGAAGGGGGATAGGGGGGCGGGTGGTTTCACGCTGCTCGAACTGCTCGCGGTGGTGGCGATCATCTGTGTCCTGAGCGTGATTGCCGTTCCCGCGTTCAGCAGCCTGTACGCCGACTGCTGCCTCAAGGCGGCGGTCTGGGAGATCAAGGATCTGTTCAAGGATGCCAAGCTGTTGAGTATCCAGGGCAAGTCGTGCTGCATCGAATTCGATCCCCCCCGCGGGCGGGCGATGCTTTACTCCGGCAGGGGGGAGGATGGACAGTGGGGTACCGGCGATGAGCAGTTTGTCAGAGAGGTTCGCCTCTCCGACAAAGGGGGCGGCCTCAGCTTCGGTTACGGAGAGCGGGGGCCTGTCCTCAAGCCCAACAAACTCACCGCAACCGATGACGGAGTTGCATTCACAGGCAACCGGTTTTACAGCGCTGAAGGGGTTGTCGGTACGGGCGGCGGCATCTATATCCAATCCGCCACGTCCGGCAGTGCCGTGGCAATGATCTTCAATACGTCTGATTTTTCCTGCAAGCTGTACCACTGGGACGGGTCGGAGTGGATCAGGAAGTGA